Proteins encoded within one genomic window of Gambusia affinis linkage group LG09, SWU_Gaff_1.0, whole genome shotgun sequence:
- the mlsl gene encoding malate synthase-like isoform X2, which translates to MELSPPPTGLEAESAALFTTGSLHFLHELISTFDEEVEKILQLRVSRKAHLDLSGELPNFLESTAHMRADPDWRVLPVPPRLQKRHVDIGDMAPCDTSRFIRALQSPAQGIQVDFDDGNCPTFHNQIKGIHNIILAVNNRLPGAPHISRAPVLMLRPRAWNMVEHNMMVEGKEAPGPLFDFGLLMYHCGRTLLEHQSGPFFYLSKVENLVEARLWNNIFIWTQQKLGLPLGCIKATVLIENVLATFEMEEILYELREHSAGLNCGIWDYSASFVNKFGHRQDFLLPDRSKYVNMEKRFLRSYMDLLVQTCHRRGALATGGMAAPLLPHRQHTHSYSTVLASVERLKLLEIKAGVDGFMVYDINLIKPMQELFELHTEGDNQLHRLRDDVSVTPEDLLSMPSGGVTLYGLKYNIAVGVLFINAWLSGKGHFFYRGQVEDSATAEISRSQVWQWIRHQARLEDDSRVVSRQLVTELTKELSTELSRLCPSERAEQRLHTAADMFLEVVLKRHFPEFITSYLNLDHTFLTSQNLREEEEEAVEIGRQRAKL; encoded by the exons ATGGAGCTGTCTCCTCCTCCCACAGGGTTAGAAGCTGAGAGTGCAGCCCTTTTCACCACCGGATCTCTTCACTTCCTGCATGAGCTGATCTCCACGTTTGATGAGGAGGTGGAGAAG atcCTCCAGCTGAGAGTGTCCAGAAAGGCTCACCTGGATCTTTCGGGTGAACTCCCAAATTTCCTGGAAAGCACCGCACACATGAGGGCAGACCCAGACTGGAGGGTGCTCCCAGTCCCTCCCAGGCTCCAAAAGAGGCATGTAGACATTGGAGACATGGCCCCCTGTGATACCTCACGCTTCATCAGGGCTTTGCAGTCTCCAGCACAGGGCATACAG GTTGACTTTGATGATGGGAACTGCCCAACGTTTCACAACCAGATCAAAGGGATTCACAATATCATTCTGGCAGTGAACAACCGACTCCCTG GGGCCCCACACATCTCCCGGGCCCCGGTGCTGATGTTGCGTCCCCGGGCCTGGAACATGGTGGAGCACAACATGATG GTGGAGGGAAAGGAAGCTCCTGGTCCTCTGTTTGACTTTGGCCTGCTCATGTATCACTGTGGAAGGACGTTGCTTGAACACCAGAGTGGACCGTTTTTCTACCTGTCAAAG GTGGAGAACCTGGTGGAGGCCAGGCTGTGGAACAACATCTTCATCTGGACTCAACAGAAG ctgggTCTTCCACTGGGTTGCATCAAGGCGACGGTGCTGATAGAAAACGTGTTGGCAACTTTTGAAATGGAGGAGATTCTCTATGAGCTGCGGGAACACTCAGCAGGGCTCAACTGTGGCATCTGGGATTACTCTGCTTCCTTCGTCAATAAGTTTG GTCACCGTCAGGACTTCCTGCTGCCAGACCGCAGCAAGTACGTGAACATGGAGAAACGCTTTCTGCGGAGCTACATGGACCTGCTGGTTCAGACGTGTCATAGACGGGGAGCGCTGGCCACAGGAGGCATGGCTGCtccgctgctgcctcaccgccAGCACACACACTCCTACAGCACAGTGCTGGCCTCTGTGGAAAG GCTGAAGTTATTGGAAATCAAGGCAGGTGTTGATGGCTTCATGGTGTATGACATAAATTTGATTAAACCCATGCAAGAA CTGTTTGAGCTTCACACCGAGGGTGACAACCAGCTCCACCGGCTCCGGGACGATGTCAGCGTGACTCCTGAGGACCTGCTGTCCATGCCCTCT GGAGGAGTCACTCTTTATGGGCTGAAGTATAACATTGCAGTGGGTGTCCTGTTTATTAATGCGTGGCTATCAG GTAAAGGCCATTTTTTCTACAGAGGCCAGGTGGAAGACTCAGCCACCGCAGAGATTTCTAGATCCCAG GTGTGGCAGTGGATCCGACACCAGGCTCGGCTGGAGGATGACAGCCGGGTGGTGAGCAGGCAGCTGGTCACTGAACTCACCAAGGAGCTCAGCACTGAACTCAGCCGTCTGTGTCCGTCTGAAAG GGCGGAACAGAGGTTACACACGGCAGCAGACATGTTCCTGGAGGTGGTTCTGAAGAGACATTTCCCAGAGTTCATCACCTCTTACCTGAACTTGGACCACACTTTTCTCACCTCCCAGAAcctgagagaggaggaggaggaggcagtgGAAATAGGAAGACAGCGAGCTAAACTGTGA
- the mlsl gene encoding malate synthase-like isoform X1: MKVYLKQITPPAAWSCTTAVKILPGQRKAETLARTASAPYFQNKILYCEGLLYGGLVLLKLAVSIEIDKWLDFSKGLPSDRTGVNPHSMELSPPPTGLEAESAALFTTGSLHFLHELISTFDEEVEKILQLRVSRKAHLDLSGELPNFLESTAHMRADPDWRVLPVPPRLQKRHVDIGDMAPCDTSRFIRALQSPAQGIQVDFDDGNCPTFHNQIKGIHNIILAVNNRLPGAPHISRAPVLMLRPRAWNMVEHNMMVEGKEAPGPLFDFGLLMYHCGRTLLEHQSGPFFYLSKVENLVEARLWNNIFIWTQQKLGLPLGCIKATVLIENVLATFEMEEILYELREHSAGLNCGIWDYSASFVNKFGHRQDFLLPDRSKYVNMEKRFLRSYMDLLVQTCHRRGALATGGMAAPLLPHRQHTHSYSTVLASVERLKLLEIKAGVDGFMVYDINLIKPMQELFELHTEGDNQLHRLRDDVSVTPEDLLSMPSGGVTLYGLKYNIAVGVLFINAWLSGKGHFFYRGQVEDSATAEISRSQVWQWIRHQARLEDDSRVVSRQLVTELTKELSTELSRLCPSERAEQRLHTAADMFLEVVLKRHFPEFITSYLNLDHTFLTSQNLREEEEEAVEIGRQRAKL; the protein is encoded by the exons ATGAAGGTCTACCTGAAGCAAATCACACCGCCTGCAGCGTGGAGCTGTACAACTGCTGTCAAAATCCTGCCTGGACAGAGAAAGGCGGAAACGCTCGCAAGGACAGCTTCCGCTCcgtattttcaaaacaaaatactcTACTGTGAAGGTTTACTGTACGGAGGACTGGTCCTACTAAAATTGGCAGTAAGCATCGAAATAGATAAATGGCTTG ATTTT TCCAAAGGTTTACCCTCTGACAGGACCGGAGTAAATCCACACAGCATGGAGCTGTCTCCTCCTCCCACAGGGTTAGAAGCTGAGAGTGCAGCCCTTTTCACCACCGGATCTCTTCACTTCCTGCATGAGCTGATCTCCACGTTTGATGAGGAGGTGGAGAAG atcCTCCAGCTGAGAGTGTCCAGAAAGGCTCACCTGGATCTTTCGGGTGAACTCCCAAATTTCCTGGAAAGCACCGCACACATGAGGGCAGACCCAGACTGGAGGGTGCTCCCAGTCCCTCCCAGGCTCCAAAAGAGGCATGTAGACATTGGAGACATGGCCCCCTGTGATACCTCACGCTTCATCAGGGCTTTGCAGTCTCCAGCACAGGGCATACAG GTTGACTTTGATGATGGGAACTGCCCAACGTTTCACAACCAGATCAAAGGGATTCACAATATCATTCTGGCAGTGAACAACCGACTCCCTG GGGCCCCACACATCTCCCGGGCCCCGGTGCTGATGTTGCGTCCCCGGGCCTGGAACATGGTGGAGCACAACATGATG GTGGAGGGAAAGGAAGCTCCTGGTCCTCTGTTTGACTTTGGCCTGCTCATGTATCACTGTGGAAGGACGTTGCTTGAACACCAGAGTGGACCGTTTTTCTACCTGTCAAAG GTGGAGAACCTGGTGGAGGCCAGGCTGTGGAACAACATCTTCATCTGGACTCAACAGAAG ctgggTCTTCCACTGGGTTGCATCAAGGCGACGGTGCTGATAGAAAACGTGTTGGCAACTTTTGAAATGGAGGAGATTCTCTATGAGCTGCGGGAACACTCAGCAGGGCTCAACTGTGGCATCTGGGATTACTCTGCTTCCTTCGTCAATAAGTTTG GTCACCGTCAGGACTTCCTGCTGCCAGACCGCAGCAAGTACGTGAACATGGAGAAACGCTTTCTGCGGAGCTACATGGACCTGCTGGTTCAGACGTGTCATAGACGGGGAGCGCTGGCCACAGGAGGCATGGCTGCtccgctgctgcctcaccgccAGCACACACACTCCTACAGCACAGTGCTGGCCTCTGTGGAAAG GCTGAAGTTATTGGAAATCAAGGCAGGTGTTGATGGCTTCATGGTGTATGACATAAATTTGATTAAACCCATGCAAGAA CTGTTTGAGCTTCACACCGAGGGTGACAACCAGCTCCACCGGCTCCGGGACGATGTCAGCGTGACTCCTGAGGACCTGCTGTCCATGCCCTCT GGAGGAGTCACTCTTTATGGGCTGAAGTATAACATTGCAGTGGGTGTCCTGTTTATTAATGCGTGGCTATCAG GTAAAGGCCATTTTTTCTACAGAGGCCAGGTGGAAGACTCAGCCACCGCAGAGATTTCTAGATCCCAG GTGTGGCAGTGGATCCGACACCAGGCTCGGCTGGAGGATGACAGCCGGGTGGTGAGCAGGCAGCTGGTCACTGAACTCACCAAGGAGCTCAGCACTGAACTCAGCCGTCTGTGTCCGTCTGAAAG GGCGGAACAGAGGTTACACACGGCAGCAGACATGTTCCTGGAGGTGGTTCTGAAGAGACATTTCCCAGAGTTCATCACCTCTTACCTGAACTTGGACCACACTTTTCTCACCTCCCAGAAcctgagagaggaggaggaggaggcagtgGAAATAGGAAGACAGCGAGCTAAACTGTGA